A single region of the Montipora capricornis isolate CH-2021 chromosome 13, ASM3666992v2, whole genome shotgun sequence genome encodes:
- the LOC138029010 gene encoding extracellular calcium-sensing receptor-like, whose amino-acid sequence MLPVFVIFTVTCCLASAPADTRKSHSYQSGDIILGGLFLLHYSRDDGHCGDFFPIGLGHVEAMIFAIEKINDDPKLLPNVTLGYDIRDYCEITAKAMKYTYDFARRNDIAFSANIESAVCDNGWNGTNNKDQPIAAVVGPIDSGSAIVVGSLLQVAGIPVVSPSATSNELSSAQYRHFFRTAPPDDQQARAMADIIERFNWTYVAVVAMDDSYGRNGARNVEIEAERRETFCVAFSEFITRRDYDAKLVRAVTKIKRYPNVRVVLLWLFGSYGRRFLKEAVRQKLSDRTWILSDALATERDVFVGLENKEQNIVHGSLGVQPRYFEEQNFESFLLQGLQSKRHRVHWWEELLNRTNQEICSLNARQNSSNDCQEMLLRSTHDTFIPYVIDAVYSIAHAIHQYLLENCASFKEKTSSPGKRCPDTIPFVDPQEVERHLGEVDFQGLTGNISFDSFGDPVSSSYDIVHFQAGNVRSGQRHTVKLFIGSWEKGRQTPLRLNNTFIRWNTVESQSSMIIPKSICHEDCPPGTFQSKTTPCCFECIKCPAGTFSTVANSWNCTECPRGQRPDESRSECLDLPEIHLSWSSATSVVIILFGSAGISLVAICAVIFYRHRDTPLIKAANRELSLILLIAIFLSFSVSILSLAKPTNIMCGLRICWRSTLLATFISILILKTMRILGAFRINIVAERIKKWILTAKSQSLLVLALISLHLVLLLFWIALDPPHQKRNVQPVEGTILLSCTLYHSSIGQTFQIATTVYTSFLAIVCTIYAFKARTLPENFNEARYVAFSMYILLLSALAYYPVDLGMTGFYATNITAAGTLLSSYGLLACMFAPKMYVIFCRPEQNTQEAASSQVSEFSFSSNQKNKVSIAPNISNARINLECPRQENDIVLVTTCSH is encoded by the coding sequence ATGTTACCTGTGTTCGTCATTTTCACGGTAACCTGTTGTCTGGCAAGCGCCCCTGCCGATACTCGAAAGAGCCATTCCTATCAGTCCGGTGACATAATTCTTGGAGGTCTTTTTCTTCTGCACTACTCCAGAGATGATGGTCACTGTGGAGATTTTTTCCCTATTGGTCTAGGTCACGTGGAGGCCATGATATTTGCCATTGAAAAAATCAACGATGATCCCAAACTACTACCAAACGTGACCCTTGGATATGATATACGCGATTACTGTGAAATCACTGCAAAGGCGATGAAATATACTTACGATTTCGCGCGACGAAACGATATCGCATTCAGTGCAAACATCGAAAGCGCAGTTTGCGACAATGGATGGAATGGAACGAATAACAAAGACCAGCCGATTGCCGCAGTAGTTGGGCCAATAGATTCCGGAAGTGCTATAGTCGTGGGCAGTCTACTGCAGGTTGCAGGAATTCCGGTGGTAAGTCCCTCAGCGACAAGCAACGAATTAAGTTCTGCCCAATACCGCCATTTCTTTCGCACGGCACCACCAGATGACCAGCAAGCACGTGCCATGGCAGACATCATAGAGCGTTTCAACTGGACCTACGTAGCtgtggttgcaatggacgattCTTATGGTCGAAACGGAGCAAGGAACGTGGAAATCGAAGCTGAGAGAAGGGAAACCTTCTGCGTTGCCTTTTCGGAATTCATTACACGGCGAGACTACGATGCCAAGTTAGTAAGAGCCGTTACAAAGATAAAACGATACCCGAACGTTCGAGTGGTGCTCTTATGGCTTTTTGGCAGCTATGGTCGACGGTTTCTCAAGGAAGCAGTGAGGCAGAAGTTGAGTGATCGCACGTGGATTTTGAGTGATGCTTTAGCAACGGAACGTGATGTGTTTGTAGGTCtggaaaacaaggaacaaaatatCGTTCATGGTTCACTAGGTGTACAGCCTCGCTATTTTGAGGAGCAGAATTTCGAGAGCTTTCTTCTTCAAGGTCTGCAATCAAAAAGACACAGAGTTCATTGGTGGGAGGAACTTCTAAACAGAACAAATCAAGAAATCTGTTCTTTAAACGCAAGGCAAAATAGCAGCAACGATTGCCAAGAAATGTTACTTCGCTCGACACACGACACATTCATTCCGTATGTTATTGACGCGGTCTATTCCATTGCTCATGCCATTCACCAGTACCTTCTGGAGAATTGTGCctctttcaaagaaaaaactTCCAGCCCTGGAAAACGATGTCCCGATACTATTCCCTTCGTTGATCCACAAGAGGTCGAGAGGCACCTTGGAGAAGTGGACTTTCAAGGACTTACTGGAAATATCAGTTTCGATAGCTTTGGGGATCCTGTCTCGTCTTCCTATGATATTGTGCATTTTCAGGCGGGAAACGTCCGTTCAGGTCAACGTCATACAGTAAAGCTTTTCATTGGATCCTGGGAAAAGGGGAGACAAACACCGCTCCGATTGAATAACACATTCATCAGGTGGAACACAGTGGAAAGTCAGTCATCCATGATCATTCCAAAATCGATATGCCACGAGGACTGTCCTCCAGGAACGTTTCAGTCAAAAACCACACCTTGTTGTTTTGAATGCATAAAATGCCCCGCTGGAACTTTTAGCACAGTGGCAAATAGTTGGAATTGTACAGAATGTCCTCGAGGACAACGCCCTGATGAAAGTAGATCAGAATGTTTAGATCTGCCTGAAATTCACTTGAGTTGGTCAAGTGCCACCTCTGTTGTCATTATTCTGTTTGGAAGTGCTGGTATTTCTCTAGTTGCCATCTGTGCTGTCATCTTTTACAGGCACCGAGATACCCCTTTAATAAAGGCAGCAAATCGTGAATTGAGCCTCATACTGCTGATAGcaatcttcctttctttttcggTGTCTATTTTATCTCTTGCCAAACCGACGAACATAATGTGCGGTTTGAGAATTTGCTGGCGTTCGACGTTGTTAGCAACGTTTATTTCAATACTCATACTCAAGACCATGAGAATACTTGGCGCATTCAGAATCAACATCGTCGccgaaagaataaaaaaatggaTCCTGACAGCTAAGAGCCAATCGTTGCTTGTTCTGGCCCTCATCTCTTTACATCTTGTCCTTCTATTATTTTGGATTGCTCTGGACCCGCCACATCAAAAACGAAATGTGCAACCGGTGGAAGGCACAATTCTGCTATCGTGTACGCTCTACCACTCTTCCATCGGACAAACATTTCAGATCGCGACAACAGTTTACACATCGTTTCTCGCCATTGTTTGCACAATTTACGCCTTCAAAGCACGAACATTACCAGAAAACTTCAACGAAGCTCGATACGTTGCATTTTCTATGTACATTTTACTTCTCTCTGCCTTGGCGTATTATCCTGTTGACCTTGGTATGACAGGTTTCTATGCTACTAACATAACTGCCGCCGGAACCCTTTTAAGTTCTTACGGTCTTCTTGCCTGCATGTTTGCTCCCAAGATGTATGTGATCTTTTGCCGACCCGAACAAAACACCCAGGAAGCTGCAAGCTCTCAAGTATCTGAATTCTCTTTTAGCAGCAATCAAAAGAACAAAGTGAGCATTGCACCAAACATTTCGAACGCAAGAATTAACCTAGAGTGCCCTCGTCAAGAAAACGACATTGTATTAGTTACTACATGTAGTCACTAG
- the LOC138029011 gene encoding cytochrome P450 3A11-like has translation MDFVSKLLTSSTEHWSTFALASIVLLVVLHFGTKHARLLRPYTHLPGPRPWPFLNRLPNLLKVRGEFHLEFDEYYKKYGKLFVMTTENVAFGISEPEMIKQVLVKDFDSFCDRMNLFDFPAPLDSLVSMVRGDRWRRIRNVLSPSFSALKMKRMVPLMNDACDTFMKKLEKVADKDESCDIHKFVQSLTFDVILSTAFGVKSECQTNPDDPVNVQVRDALRLRPLSMLVIVLALLLPCGKKLLSLLSPWLFQNFKGILNVANQVISATKEQGELSEKNLLELMLKSNSPGGKGLSDDEVAAQAIGFLLAGSDTTSMTLSLTCHYLATNPEIQEKLMGEIDAVWVDEHQVPSYDTVRELPYLDMVIAETLRLHPVVPFLLRECTRECKVKDLTVPKQGEVFIPIYSIQRDPNIWSNPEKFDPERFSPEAKKWRDPYMYLPFGSGPRSCIGMRFANMELKLVLTRLLKKYRLEVAPDTVIPPRVKTNFILTIDGGINVRLKSRC, from the exons ATGGATTTTGTCTCTAAGTTACTGACCAGCTCAACGGAGCATTGGTCGACATTCGCGCTAGCGTCGATCGTGTTACTCGTTGTACTTCACTTCGGAACAAAACACGCACGCCTTTTGAGGCCTTACACTCATCTTCCAGGGCCAAGACCTTGGCCCTTCTTAAACCGTTTACCCAACCTTTTAAAGGTTCGAGGTGAATTCCATCTTGAATTTGACGAATACTACAAGAAGTATGGCAAACTTTTCGTCATGACGACAGAAAATGTCGCATTTGGCATATCAGAGCCTGAGATGATTAAACAAGTGCTAGTGAAGGACTTCGATTCTTTTTGTGACAGAATG AATCTATTTGATTTTCCTGCTCCTCTAGACAGCTTGGTTAGTATGGTCAGAGGGGACAGATGGCGACGCATTCGCAATGTCCTTTCGCCTTCTTTTAGTGCTCTGAAAATGAAGAGAATGGTGCCATTAATGAACGACGCTTGTGACACTTTCATGAAGAAATTAGAAAAGGTGGCAGACAAAGATGAAAGCTGTGACATTCACaa GTTTGTCCAGTCACTTACCTTTGATGTCATCCTATCAACTGCGTTTGGTGTCAAGTCAGAGTGCCAGACAAATCCTGATGATCCAGTTAATGTCCAAGTCCGTGATGCTCTTCGGTTAAGGCCTCTATCCATGCTTGTCATTGTCTTAGCCTTGCTTCTGCCATGTGGCAAAAAACTGTTATCACTGCTGTCACCATGGCTGTTTCAGAATTTCAAAGGCATTTTAAATGTGGCAAACCAAGTGATTAGTGCCACAAAGGAACAAGGAGAGCTCTCTGAGAAG AACTTATTAGAGCTCATGCTAAAATCCAACTCCCCAGGAGGCAAAGGACTATCAGATGATGAAGTGGCTGCTCAGGCCATCGGCTTCCTGCTTGCCGGCTCGGACACAACCTCCATGACGCTGAGTTTAACGTGTCACTATCTGGCAACGAATCCTGAAATTCAGGAAAAGCTAATGGGGGAGATTGACGCAGTTTGGGTTGATGAGCATCAGGTGCCATCTTACGATACAGTCCGTGAGCTTCCTTACCTCGACATGGTCATAGCTGAAACACTTCGACTGCATCCTGTAG tGCCATTCCTCCTGCGTGAGTGCACAAGGGAATGCAAGGTCAAAGATTTGACAGTCCCTAAACAAGGAGAAGTCTTTATTCCTATTTACAGCATTCAAAGAGATCCGAACATTTGGTCCAATCCAGAAAAATTTGATCCGGAACGATTTTCACCAGAGGCCAAAAAATGGCGGGATCCATACATGTATCTTCCATTTGGAAGTGGTCCTCGAAGCTGTATTGGAATGAGGTTCGCAAACATGGAGTTAAAGCTGGTGCTAACGAGACTTCTGAAGAAGTACAGGCTGGAGGTAGCGCCAGACACGGTGATTCCACCTCGTGTTAAGACTAATTTTATTTTGACTATTGATGGTGGGATTAATGTTCGACTGAAATCTCGCTGCTAA
- the LOC138029348 gene encoding tyrosine kinase receptor Cad96Ca-like: MSNRENSTKESPSGDFDSEENSTQADHTEHTDGENHTVALSVLSAILCLAIAIVFVLVWLKKRRVSAQTTGGSSEMTAESYDKTENECCSTYASRWEISPMTIVLQDILGSGVFGEVWKAVVQDINGLSGDTVVAVKKLKHNSSDTEKESLFQEIQMCNSLEGERHPNIVNFLGYVSTSSPMMLLLEYVQHGDLLGFLRKSRGMEDKYYSCPESLQEEVTSYHLLSFAQQIASGMSFLASKKIFHRDLAARNVLVGRGMICKITDFGLALIRDKYQYLYCTSIQKGRLPIKWTAPEHLFNDSMENDLRVSEKSDVWSYGVVLYEIFTLGGTPYPGLNEWKVVFELKVNKYRMPKPEHVSDELYQLMLDCWNDDPNNRPTFDRLYEIFSGILQDEHYLDLDLAKYEPSLYMNVEEIDATTCLTTSPDNSKIPPGESPGDDTLRDTNEATEQMTTKL, from the exons ATGTCAAACCGTGAAAACTCCACAAAGGAAAGTCCTTCAGGGGACTTTGACTCGGAGGAAAACTCTACACAAG CAGACCACACGGAGCATACAGATGGAGAAAATCATACCGTAGCTTTGAGTGTTTTATCAGCCATTTTGTGCCTTGCTATTGCGATAGTATTTGTCTTGGTTTGGTTAAAAAAGAGACGAGTCTCAG CTCAAACAACTGGTGGCTCAAGTGAAATGACGGCAGAGAGTTATGATAA GACAGAAAATGAATGCTGTTCGACCTACGCTTCTCGCTGGGAAATATCACCCATGACAATCGTTTTGCAGGATATTCTTGGAAGTGGCGTATTTGGTGAAGTTTGGAAAGCTGTGGTCCAGGATATAAATGGATTGTCCGGTGACACCGTGGTGGCTGTGAAGAAACTCAAAC ATAACAGCTCTGACACGGAGAAGGAATCCTTGTTCCAAGAAATTCAGATGTGCAATTCTTTGGAGGGAGAGAGACATCCTAACATTGTCAACTTTCTGGGCTACGTATCAACATCGA GTCCAATGATGTTACTTCTGGAGTACGTACAACATGGCGACCTACTTGGTTTCCTAAGAAAGAGTCGCGGAATGGAAGACAAGTATTACAGCTGCCCGGAGAGTCTTCAAGAGGAAGTGACGTCATATCATCTTCTGTCGTTCGCTCAGCAGATTGCTTCCGGGATGAGTTTTCTTGCATCTAAGAAG ATTTTTCACCGTGATCTTGCTGCTCGAAATGTTCTGGTGGGAAGAGGAATGATTTGCAAAATAACTGACTTTGGGCTGGCGCTAATCCGTGACAAATACCAGTACCTCTATTGTACCTCCATTCAGAag GGCCGCCTGCCAATTAAATGGACAGCCCCTGAACATCTGTTTAATGACTCGATGGAAAACGACTTAAGAGTGTCGGAGAAGAGTGATGT ATGGTCCTATGGGGTTGTTTTATACGAAATATTTACTTTAG GAGGTACGCCATACCCAGGATTGAACGAATGGAAAGTTGTCTTTGAACTGAAGGTGAACAAGTACCGCATGCCAAAACCAGAGCATGTTAGTGATGAACT GTATCAGTTAATGTTAGACTGTTGGAACGATGATCCTAACAACCGACCAACATTTGATCGACTCTACGAGATATTTTCAGGAATTCTCCAAGACGAG CACTATCTCGATCTGGATTTGGCCAAGTACGAACCAAGCCTTTACATGAATGTGGAGGAGATTGACGCTACCACTTGTCTTACTACATCCCCAGATAATAGTAAAATACCCCCTGGAGAATCCCCTGGAGATGATACCTTAAGGGATACAAACGAAGCTACAGAACAAATGACAACAAAGCTGTAG